The following proteins are co-located in the Nocardia bhagyanarayanae genome:
- a CDS encoding ornithine cyclodeaminase family protein: MNEEPLNTRDRSTPLRVLSRSDLADVPITPGDVVRAVEDAYLAFAAGDSDNPRKLSVANPDGWSVAYAMLGRDGRRRVVAMKTSYKFDPGHDRSTKRYYTTITLYDDTTGAPIAMMDCARVGALRTPAVSALLVRETMRRGAESVLLIGTGTQGRNALPHLLAANPQLRKLMVYGTHPDGLAAVHRQLAEHDPQALLETVTDPRAAAAHADVVLATAGPGTEVALEAADLAPGSTAVLVGYGLAPSALVEADRVVATSAEQMQLTGTDMVGPDGTLRAVDAELPQILNRRAVARRSDEEKIFVYNSGLVLTDVAVAHALAERAIAEGRGTEVPLWD; the protein is encoded by the coding sequence ATGAACGAGGAACCGTTGAACACTCGTGATCGGAGCACGCCGCTGCGCGTGCTGAGCCGTAGCGACCTCGCCGACGTCCCCATCACGCCGGGCGACGTGGTGCGTGCGGTCGAAGACGCGTATCTGGCGTTCGCGGCGGGAGATTCGGACAACCCGCGCAAATTGAGCGTCGCCAATCCGGACGGCTGGTCGGTGGCCTATGCCATGCTCGGCCGCGACGGCAGGCGTCGCGTGGTCGCCATGAAGACCTCCTACAAGTTCGATCCCGGGCACGACCGCAGCACCAAGCGCTACTACACGACCATCACGCTCTACGACGACACCACCGGCGCGCCCATCGCCATGATGGATTGCGCACGGGTCGGCGCGCTGCGCACACCGGCCGTCTCGGCGCTGCTGGTACGCGAGACCATGCGCCGCGGTGCGGAGAGCGTGCTGCTGATCGGCACCGGAACCCAAGGGCGCAACGCGCTTCCGCATCTGCTCGCCGCGAATCCGCAGCTGCGCAAGCTGATGGTGTACGGAACGCACCCGGACGGTCTCGCCGCGGTGCACCGGCAGCTCGCCGAACACGATCCGCAGGCGCTGCTGGAGACCGTCACCGATCCGCGGGCCGCGGCCGCGCACGCCGACGTGGTGCTGGCGACCGCGGGTCCCGGGACCGAAGTGGCCTTGGAGGCAGCGGATCTCGCGCCCGGCTCGACCGCCGTGCTGGTCGGTTACGGTCTCGCGCCGTCGGCGTTGGTCGAGGCGGACCGGGTGGTGGCGACCAGCGCCGAGCAGATGCAGCTCACCGGCACCGACATGGTCGGCCCGGACGGCACGCTGCGCGCGGTCGACGCCGAACTGCCGCAGATCCTCAACCGCAGGGCCGTGGCGCGTCGCTCGGACGAGGAGAAGATCTTCGTCTACAACAGCGGCCTCGTCCTCACCGACGTCGCCGTCGCGCACGCGCTCGCCGAACGCGCCATCGCCGAAGGTCGAGGCACGGAGGTGCCCCTGTGGGATTAG
- a CDS encoding TauD/TfdA family dioxygenase: MKSVLSERKTLHPQDIERRELPPDAGRAVRELAREICTTIHRSSRGAAPVTRTLDDAALIASIEAGARELPESVRLAMRPPAGSAGATIVSRLPLTDEEFGPTPPSWREAARWSADPQRGNSFQLDIAMLLLARCAGEPFGWSGQQDGRLVNNIVPTPGHEDEQSGASSKTLLSPHTEDAFHPDRANLLVLACLRNPDLVGTTVSSVRQVELTEDEYRLLSTPTLPILPDVSYGKGHERFTPPPIPTVWDAAETGSGATCQTLRYDPAYTPLDDADPEFRSAYARLTAELERVSHTAALAPGELLLVDNDVAVHGRVPFTARYDGTDRWLKRVNIRLPERRRRAEEAHENGYGQRTVAPFRMGNGRADAERDTTPDERGTVEHS; the protein is encoded by the coding sequence GTGAAAAGCGTTCTCTCCGAACGTAAGACGCTTCACCCGCAGGATATCGAACGACGCGAGCTGCCCCCGGACGCCGGGCGCGCGGTGCGCGAGCTCGCTCGTGAGATATGTACCACAATCCACCGCAGTTCCCGTGGCGCGGCCCCCGTGACACGGACGCTCGACGATGCGGCGCTCATCGCGTCGATCGAAGCCGGAGCTCGCGAGCTTCCCGAATCGGTCCGGCTCGCCATGCGCCCGCCCGCGGGCAGCGCGGGGGCGACCATCGTGAGCAGGCTGCCGTTGACCGACGAGGAGTTCGGTCCGACGCCGCCGAGCTGGCGGGAAGCCGCTCGGTGGAGCGCAGATCCGCAGCGCGGCAATTCCTTTCAGCTCGACATCGCCATGCTGCTGCTGGCGCGCTGCGCGGGGGAGCCGTTCGGCTGGTCCGGGCAGCAAGACGGGCGCTTGGTCAACAACATCGTGCCCACGCCGGGCCACGAAGACGAGCAGTCGGGCGCGAGCAGCAAGACGCTGCTCAGCCCGCACACCGAAGACGCCTTCCACCCCGACCGCGCGAACCTGCTGGTGCTCGCCTGCCTACGCAATCCGGACCTGGTCGGCACCACGGTGTCCTCGGTGCGGCAGGTCGAGCTGACCGAGGACGAGTACCGCCTGCTCAGCACCCCGACGCTGCCGATCCTCCCCGACGTCTCCTACGGCAAGGGCCACGAGCGGTTCACTCCGCCGCCCATCCCCACGGTGTGGGACGCGGCCGAAACCGGTTCGGGCGCAACGTGTCAAACCCTGCGCTACGACCCCGCCTACACCCCGCTGGACGACGCCGACCCCGAGTTCCGTAGCGCCTACGCCCGGCTCACCGCGGAACTCGAGCGGGTGTCCCACACCGCCGCCTTGGCGCCCGGCGAGTTGTTACTGGTGGACAATGACGTGGCCGTGCACGGTCGGGTACCGTTCACCGCGCGTTACGACGGCACCGACCGCTGGCTCAAGCGGGTCAACATCCGCCTGCCCGAACGTCGGCGCCGAGCCGAAGAGGCCCATGAGAATGGTTACGGGCAGCGAACAGTCGCCCCGTTCCGAATGGGGAACGGCCGAGCGGATGCAGAGCGGGACACAACACCAGATGAACGAGGAACCGTTGAACACTCGTGA
- a CDS encoding ABC transporter substrate-binding protein, producing the protein MGFNRRQLLRSSAGVGALLFVAACTDNADPSGPARRGGTLRVGALGTAARIERDPHANLSNDSDFLITSLVYDALTVPGDKPNTVARLATSWEPDAAQRRWAFTIAEGATFHDGAPVTADDVVWSLRRLRSVGGASKMPVAAEDITADGPNRVVLSVPEPNTQLPLLVRLMTFTVRKDTTDFTKAIGTGPFRLESFQGGNARLVRNENWHGAGVEPRLPLLDAIEITMFESVTALGNAVLGGQIDLASNVGAIAGRTAEGRGDLRVVRRANDTMLGVAMRAADGPFADPRVRAAVRLGVDRKALVDQVHSGYGTIANDILGTADPTYDSSIPQRTRDIERAKTLLREANFDTGRSYPLVTKPEAPGEVESAKVIATQLADIGLRLDVVEQESNAFYDRTWLQAPLYTVSWGTNDSTIFYASKLMSSASNRNETAFKDRDFDAATTAALAAADPAELERSSRRVQAIQHERGGYLVWGMADGIDIATSAVRDLPTLGGFGRVQLERVWLA; encoded by the coding sequence ATGGGTTTCAACCGACGGCAACTTCTGCGCTCCAGTGCCGGGGTCGGCGCGCTGCTTTTTGTCGCGGCGTGTACCGACAACGCCGATCCGAGCGGCCCCGCGCGGCGCGGCGGCACCCTGCGCGTGGGTGCGCTCGGCACCGCGGCGCGCATCGAGCGCGATCCGCACGCCAACCTCAGCAACGACAGCGATTTCCTCATCACGTCGCTGGTCTACGACGCGCTGACGGTGCCGGGTGACAAGCCGAATACCGTTGCGCGCCTTGCAACTTCGTGGGAGCCGGACGCGGCGCAGCGGCGCTGGGCATTCACGATCGCCGAGGGCGCGACCTTCCACGACGGCGCGCCGGTTACCGCCGACGACGTGGTGTGGTCGCTGCGCCGACTGCGCTCGGTGGGCGGTGCGTCGAAGATGCCCGTGGCGGCCGAGGACATCACCGCCGACGGCCCGAACCGGGTCGTGCTCAGCGTGCCGGAGCCGAATACCCAACTGCCGCTGCTGGTTCGGTTGATGACTTTCACTGTGAGAAAGGACACCACGGACTTCACCAAGGCCATCGGCACCGGTCCGTTCCGGCTCGAGTCCTTCCAAGGCGGCAACGCCCGGCTGGTGCGCAACGAGAACTGGCACGGCGCGGGCGTGGAACCGCGACTGCCGTTGCTCGACGCCATCGAGATCACGATGTTCGAAAGCGTGACGGCACTGGGCAATGCGGTGCTCGGCGGACAGATCGATCTGGCGTCCAACGTCGGCGCGATCGCGGGCCGCACCGCCGAAGGCCGCGGCGATCTCCGGGTGGTGCGGCGTGCGAACGACACGATGCTCGGTGTGGCCATGCGCGCCGCCGACGGTCCGTTCGCCGATCCGCGGGTGCGCGCCGCGGTACGTCTCGGCGTCGACCGGAAAGCGTTGGTGGATCAGGTGCATTCGGGCTACGGCACGATCGCCAACGACATCCTCGGCACCGCCGACCCGACGTACGACTCGAGCATTCCGCAGCGGACGCGCGACATCGAGCGAGCGAAAACCCTGCTGCGCGAAGCGAATTTCGACACCGGACGCAGCTACCCGCTGGTGACGAAGCCGGAAGCGCCCGGCGAAGTGGAGTCGGCGAAGGTGATCGCCACCCAGCTCGCCGACATCGGTCTCCGGTTGGACGTGGTCGAGCAGGAGTCCAACGCCTTCTATGACCGCACTTGGTTGCAGGCTCCGCTGTACACCGTCTCCTGGGGCACCAACGACTCGACGATCTTCTACGCGAGCAAGCTCATGTCGAGCGCCTCCAACCGCAACGAAACCGCCTTCAAGGATCGCGATTTCGACGCCGCGACGACCGCAGCGCTGGCCGCCGCCGATCCGGCCGAGCTCGAGAGGTCGAGCCGCCGTGTGCAAGCCATCCAGCACGAGCGCGGCGGCTACCTGGTGTGGGGTATGGCCGACGGCATCGACATCGCCACCAGCGCCGTGCGCGACCTGCCGACGCTCGGCGGCTTCGGACGGGTACAACTCGAACGGGTCTGGCTGGCGTGA
- a CDS encoding ABC transporter permease, producing MTTFARLLLRRVALLLALLAAVFVAVDLLPGNTARAVLGREATPEQVAAKERELGLDRPLVVRFLDWISGVATGDFGRTARGRSINELLAAKFPPTLLLGGVALTVTVLASVLLGAWWATRSRGVAARVLQPGSTVAAAVPEFVLATLLIMVFSLATGWLPAVTITGRSGFPVSADMLVLPVLALAIPQIGWNTRVVRAALADAARAPHVESAVLDGLSTPHVLSRYLLPFAAPTIVASFATTVGMLLGGALVVETIFNYPGLGAVLAGSVADRDTSVVAAVVALSGVVIMLMLAVADGIRAWSLRGRR from the coding sequence GTGACGACCTTCGCCCGACTTCTGCTCCGGCGCGTCGCCCTGCTGCTCGCGCTGCTCGCCGCGGTGTTCGTGGCCGTGGATCTCCTGCCCGGCAACACCGCCCGCGCGGTCCTCGGCAGGGAGGCGACGCCGGAGCAGGTCGCGGCGAAGGAGCGCGAGCTCGGACTCGACCGGCCGCTCGTCGTGCGGTTCCTGGACTGGATCTCCGGCGTCGCGACCGGCGATTTCGGCCGCACCGCGCGCGGCAGGTCGATCAACGAACTGCTCGCGGCGAAGTTTCCGCCGACTCTGCTGCTCGGCGGCGTCGCGCTGACGGTGACGGTGCTGGCCTCGGTGCTGCTCGGCGCCTGGTGGGCGACGCGCTCGCGTGGCGTCGCCGCGCGGGTGTTGCAGCCGGGCAGCACGGTCGCGGCGGCCGTTCCCGAGTTCGTGCTGGCGACCTTGCTGATCATGGTGTTCTCGTTGGCGACGGGCTGGCTGCCCGCGGTCACCATCACCGGCCGCTCCGGCTTCCCGGTGAGCGCGGACATGCTGGTGCTGCCGGTGCTCGCGCTGGCCATCCCACAGATCGGCTGGAACACCCGGGTGGTGCGCGCCGCGCTGGCCGATGCCGCTCGCGCACCGCACGTGGAAAGCGCGGTGTTGGACGGGCTTTCGACGCCGCACGTGCTGTCCCGCTACCTACTGCCGTTCGCCGCGCCGACCATCGTCGCCAGCTTCGCCACCACCGTCGGCATGCTGCTCGGCGGTGCGCTGGTGGTCGAGACCATCTTCAACTATCCGGGGCTCGGCGCGGTGCTCGCCGGGTCGGTGGCCGACCGCGACACGTCGGTGGTCGCGGCGGTGGTCGCGCTGTCGGGGGTGGTCATCATGCTGATGCTGGCGGTGGCGGACGGTATTCGGGCTTGGTCGTTGCGGGGTCGGCGATGA
- a CDS encoding ATP-binding cassette domain-containing protein has protein sequence MNRLRALAMVPALLVVVAAALGPTLAPQPAERAVGIPFADPNGAAWLGTDRLGRDVLSRLLYGGWGLLLLAAVIAVLVTVVASVLGAVAALRPRVGALIETATDFAMLVPVVLGILLVLTSWPDAGIYGLIVVAMLFGVPYCARVFAATAAGVAASGYVEAARASGESLPHLVFREVLPNLREVFAAQLGLRFVEAVYLVSTASFLHLPTTLGSGNWAVMVRDNASGILLNPWAVLAPSLAIAVVAVSVNLAVSEFGRGRQVAAMADMAGVRQGDDLGPAESPVFDEGADVAVGSSTAKRSVVSGGDNGSGGRSRLATAATPPRQGAGPAASSATEMSLSGMASGGIDASVPDDGGDSIDGGSEPDSLVIVDGLLVRGQAGQELVGPVSFRMRPGTVTALTGPSGSGKTTLMRALLGHLPTGAVLAAGTVRVAEQAVFALDPAELRRFRRTRITYVGQDPGSALNPLMRVRTLLAEVARDRSESALLEALAAVGLAAEHLRRRPGELSGGQQRRVALARALVRRTDVLVLDEPLAGLHGSLRTEIAELLSELAKRGTTILLSGHDTATIRTIADQVIEVGTQSPPHPATAPDTDAKGAAEPTALGLPAHPATNPEARIALRASGISATSGEHRVLADIDLALTAGSALAVVGASGAGKTTLARVIAGLRAAEGGSLLLADNPIEIGGKRRIGRGGDGIQLVPQNPMSALNPRRTVAQTLGRPLRRIARVRKSAAPQRITELLDAVELPAALAARYPHELSGGQRQRVALARALAAEPSVLICDEITSALDHATAASIMALLDRIRGDRGTALLVITHDMNLVAGHCTELVVLDQGRIVESGRTAEVLANPVEQATHDLLV, from the coding sequence ATGAACCGCCTGCGCGCGCTCGCGATGGTCCCCGCGCTGTTGGTGGTGGTCGCCGCGGCCCTCGGGCCGACCCTCGCGCCGCAGCCCGCGGAGCGTGCGGTCGGCATACCGTTCGCGGACCCGAACGGTGCGGCTTGGCTCGGCACCGATCGGCTGGGCCGAGATGTGCTGAGCCGGTTGCTGTACGGCGGGTGGGGGCTTCTGCTGTTGGCGGCCGTCATCGCGGTACTGGTGACGGTGGTGGCGAGCGTGCTCGGCGCGGTCGCCGCGTTGCGTCCTCGGGTGGGCGCGCTGATCGAGACCGCGACCGATTTCGCCATGCTGGTCCCCGTGGTGCTCGGCATCCTGCTCGTCCTGACCTCGTGGCCGGACGCGGGGATATACGGCTTGATCGTCGTGGCCATGTTGTTCGGCGTGCCCTACTGCGCGCGGGTCTTCGCGGCGACGGCGGCGGGCGTCGCGGCCAGCGGATACGTGGAAGCGGCACGGGCGAGCGGGGAGTCGTTGCCGCACTTGGTGTTCCGCGAGGTCCTGCCGAACCTGCGCGAGGTGTTCGCCGCCCAGCTCGGCTTGCGGTTCGTGGAGGCCGTCTACCTGGTCAGCACCGCGTCCTTCCTGCATCTCCCCACCACACTCGGCTCGGGCAACTGGGCGGTCATGGTGCGGGACAACGCCTCCGGCATCCTGCTCAACCCGTGGGCGGTCCTCGCGCCCAGCCTTGCCATCGCCGTCGTCGCGGTCAGCGTGAACCTCGCGGTCTCCGAATTCGGCCGCGGCAGGCAAGTTGCGGCAATGGCCGACATGGCGGGCGTTCGTCAGGGTGACGACCTCGGACCGGCGGAGAGCCCGGTGTTCGACGAGGGCGCCGATGTCGCCGTTGGTTCGTCGACCGCGAAGCGGTCGGTGGTCTCGGGCGGAGACAACGGTTCCGGCGGCCGCTCTCGTCTCGCCACGGCAGCGACTCCGCCTCGCCAGGGTGCCGGTCCCGCAGCAAGTTCCGCGACAGAGATGTCGTTGTCTGGAATGGCATCCGGTGGGATAGACGCCTCTGTACCGGACGACGGTGGCGACTCGATCGACGGCGGCAGCGAACCGGATTCGCTCGTGATCGTCGACGGCCTCTTAGTGCGGGGGCAGGCGGGACAGGAGCTGGTCGGGCCGGTTTCGTTCCGTATGCGGCCGGGCACGGTGACCGCACTCACCGGTCCGTCGGGATCGGGCAAGACGACCCTGATGCGTGCGCTGCTCGGCCACTTGCCAACCGGAGCGGTGCTGGCGGCGGGCACGGTCAGGGTGGCCGAACAGGCGGTGTTCGCACTGGATCCCGCTGAACTCAGGCGTTTTCGGCGTACGCGCATCACCTACGTCGGACAGGATCCCGGCTCCGCGTTGAATCCGCTCATGCGCGTCCGGACTCTGCTCGCCGAAGTTGCGCGGGACCGCTCCGAGTCCGCCCTCCTCGAAGCCTTGGCGGCGGTCGGTCTCGCCGCCGAGCACCTGCGCCGCCGCCCCGGCGAACTCTCGGGCGGTCAGCAACGCCGGGTCGCCTTGGCCAGGGCTCTGGTCCGCCGCACCGACGTACTGGTGCTCGACGAACCACTGGCCGGACTGCACGGCTCCCTGCGCACCGAAATCGCCGAACTCCTGAGCGAACTCGCGAAACGCGGCACCACGATTCTCCTCTCGGGCCACGACACTGCCACCATCCGCACCATCGCAGACCAGGTGATCGAGGTCGGTACGCAATCGCCGCCGCACCCCGCAACCGCGCCGGACACGGATGCGAAGGGCGCGGCCGAACCGACGGCTCTCGGGCTCCCGGCGCACCCCGCAACCAACCCAGAGGCCCGAATCGCCCTGCGCGCCAGCGGCATCAGCGCAACCAGCGGCGAACACCGAGTCCTCGCCGACATCGACCTCGCGCTCACCGCGGGCTCCGCGCTCGCCGTCGTCGGCGCTTCCGGCGCGGGTAAGACCACCCTCGCCAGGGTGATCGCCGGTCTTCGCGCGGCGGAGGGCGGTTCGCTGCTCCTGGCGGACAACCCGATCGAGATCGGCGGTAAGCGGCGGATCGGGCGCGGCGGCGACGGCATTCAACTCGTTCCGCAGAATCCGATGTCCGCGCTGAACCCGCGCCGCACCGTCGCCCAGACCCTCGGCAGGCCGCTGCGCCGTATCGCGCGCGTCCGGAAAAGCGCGGCACCGCAACGGATCACCGAACTGCTCGACGCGGTGGAGCTGCCCGCGGCGTTGGCGGCGCGGTACCCGCACGAACTGTCCGGCGGTCAACGCCAGCGGGTGGCGCTCGCCCGTGCCCTCGCCGCCGAGCCCTCGGTGCTGATCTGCGACGAGATCACCTCGGCCCTCGATCACGCGACCGCGGCCTCGATCATGGCTCTGCTGGACCGGATTCGCGGCGACCGCGGCACCGCCCTGCTCGTGATCACCCACGACATGAACCTGGTGGCCGGACACTGCACCGAACTGGTCGTGCTCGATCAGGGGCGCATCGTCGAATCCGGCCGAACCGCCGAGGTACTCGCGAATCCCGTCGAACAGGCCACCCACGATCTGCTGGTCTGA
- a CDS encoding lytic transglycosylase domain-containing protein, with amino-acid sequence MLPKKTGAVAAALLALVLAGCGIGPDLPPIPEGIPPGPGTPLPLIDVDGPGRTALQLRGWAGDQADTLGIPQVALEAYGYAAAVMARSRPDCGIAWTTLAGIASVESKHGTHRGSDVDDHGTVVPPIIGIPLDGAPGVALIRDTDGGRLDGDETYDRAVGPLQFIPETWKRWGVDANGDGVIDPQNIDDAALTAARYLCASGGDLTSERGWQQALMTYNQSTRYLLTVRDRAAAYSVGRRV; translated from the coding sequence GTGCTCCCGAAGAAGACCGGCGCCGTGGCCGCCGCGCTGCTGGCCCTCGTGCTGGCCGGTTGCGGCATCGGCCCAGATCTGCCGCCCATTCCGGAAGGCATCCCGCCCGGTCCCGGCACCCCGCTGCCGCTGATCGACGTGGACGGACCCGGCCGCACCGCACTGCAATTGCGCGGCTGGGCCGGAGATCAGGCCGACACGCTCGGCATCCCGCAGGTCGCGCTGGAGGCGTACGGCTACGCCGCCGCGGTGATGGCCAGGTCGCGGCCCGACTGCGGCATCGCGTGGACCACGCTGGCGGGCATCGCCAGCGTGGAGAGCAAGCACGGCACCCATCGCGGTTCCGACGTCGACGATCACGGCACCGTCGTCCCGCCGATCATCGGCATCCCGCTGGACGGGGCGCCGGGCGTCGCGCTGATCCGCGACACCGACGGCGGGAGACTGGACGGCGACGAGACCTACGATCGCGCGGTCGGTCCGTTGCAGTTCATCCCCGAGACCTGGAAGCGCTGGGGCGTCGACGCCAACGGCGACGGTGTGATCGACCCGCAGAACATCGACGACGCCGCGCTCACCGCAGCGCGCTACCTCTGCGCCAGCGGCGGCGATCTCACCTCCGAACGCGGTTGGCAGCAGGCGCTGATGACCTACAACCAGTCCACCCGCTACCTGCTCACCGTTCGCGACCGCGCCGCCGCCTACAGCGTCGGCCGCCGGGTCTGA
- the eno gene encoding phosphopyruvate hydratase, protein MAIIEQVGAREILDSRGNPTVEVEIALDDGTLTRAAVPSGASTGEHEAVELRDGGDRYLGKGVQKAVEGVLDEIAPAVIGLDAVEQRTVDQALLDLDGTPDKSRLGANALLGVSLAVARAAAESSGLELFRYLGGPNAHVLPVPMMNILNGGAHADTGVDVQEFMVAPIGAPTFKESLRWGAEVYHALKSVLKAKGLATGLGDEGGFAPDVAGTREALDLISTAIAKTGLKLGSDVALALDVAATEFYTAGNGYKFEGSVRTAADMAQFYADLLTAYPLVSIEDPLSEDDWDGWVALTDQIGDKIQLVGDDLFVTNPERLEEGITKGAANALLVKVNQIGTLTETLDAVELAHRNGYKTMMSHRSGETEDTTIADLAVAVGSGQIKTGAPARSERVAKYNQLLRIEDALGDSARYAGDVAFPRFAFEG, encoded by the coding sequence GTGGCCATCATCGAACAGGTCGGAGCTCGCGAAATCCTGGATTCGCGCGGTAACCCCACTGTCGAGGTCGAGATCGCCCTCGACGACGGCACGCTGACCCGCGCCGCTGTGCCGTCCGGCGCCTCCACCGGTGAGCACGAGGCCGTCGAGCTGCGCGACGGCGGCGACCGCTACCTGGGCAAGGGCGTGCAGAAGGCCGTCGAGGGCGTCCTCGACGAGATCGCGCCCGCCGTCATCGGTCTGGACGCGGTCGAGCAGCGCACCGTCGACCAGGCGCTGCTGGACCTGGACGGCACCCCGGACAAGTCCCGCCTCGGCGCGAACGCCCTGCTCGGCGTCTCGCTCGCGGTGGCGCGGGCCGCCGCCGAGTCCTCGGGCCTGGAGCTGTTCCGCTACCTGGGCGGTCCGAACGCGCACGTGCTGCCGGTCCCGATGATGAACATCCTCAACGGTGGCGCGCACGCCGACACCGGCGTCGACGTGCAGGAGTTCATGGTCGCCCCGATCGGCGCGCCTACCTTCAAGGAGTCGCTGCGCTGGGGCGCCGAGGTCTACCACGCGCTGAAGTCGGTGCTGAAGGCCAAGGGCCTGGCGACCGGCCTCGGTGACGAGGGCGGCTTCGCTCCCGACGTCGCGGGCACCCGCGAGGCGCTCGACCTGATCAGCACCGCGATCGCCAAGACCGGCCTGAAGCTGGGCAGCGATGTCGCGCTGGCGCTGGACGTCGCGGCCACCGAGTTCTACACCGCGGGCAACGGTTACAAGTTCGAGGGCTCGGTGCGCACGGCCGCCGACATGGCCCAGTTCTACGCCGACCTGCTCACCGCCTACCCGCTGGTCTCCATCGAAGACCCGCTGTCGGAGGACGACTGGGACGGCTGGGTCGCGCTGACCGACCAGATCGGCGACAAGATCCAGCTGGTCGGCGACGACCTGTTCGTCACCAACCCGGAGCGCCTGGAAGAGGGCATCACCAAGGGCGCGGCCAACGCGCTGCTGGTGAAGGTCAACCAGATCGGCACCCTGACCGAGACGCTGGACGCGGTCGAGCTGGCGCACCGGAACGGCTACAAGACGATGATGTCGCACCGGTCGGGCGAGACCGAGGACACCACCATCGCCGACCTCGCCGTCGCGGTCGGCAGCGGCCAGATCAAGACCGGCGCCCCCGCTCGTAGCGAGCGGGTCGCCAAGTACAACCAGCTGCTGCGCATCGAGGACGCACTGGGCGACTCCGCCCGTTACGCGGGTGACGTGGCGTTCCCGCGCTTCGCGTTCGAGGGCTGA
- a CDS encoding FtsB family cell division protein gives MTERRARGTSPAGRGDRRTSRAARSRPRAGADTETAARPAAVKRTRRRSETAEKKARPRKIAPRAGADKHERTILGLSTGKAVILAVVVCALALTLSVPMRTYFSQRAEAAQLAQERRQLEADLARLRDRRAQQEDPAYIRSEARDRLRLVMPGETPYIVQVPGIEAPPRPAAPPRSKAPDPWYTDLWRTLSEPQPAPAAESTTPAPPGPEGPR, from the coding sequence ATGACCGAGCGACGTGCGCGTGGGACCAGTCCGGCCGGACGCGGGGACCGCCGCACGTCGCGTGCCGCTCGATCACGCCCGAGGGCGGGCGCGGACACCGAGACCGCGGCCCGCCCCGCCGCGGTCAAACGCACACGCAGGCGAAGCGAGACCGCGGAGAAGAAGGCGCGCCCGCGCAAGATAGCCCCACGCGCGGGGGCCGACAAGCACGAGCGCACCATCCTCGGCTTGTCCACCGGCAAGGCGGTGATTCTCGCGGTCGTGGTGTGCGCGCTGGCGCTGACGCTGTCCGTGCCGATGCGCACCTACTTCAGCCAGCGCGCCGAGGCCGCGCAACTGGCCCAGGAGCGCAGGCAGCTGGAGGCCGATCTCGCCCGGCTGCGGGATCGCCGTGCGCAGCAAGAGGATCCGGCCTACATCCGTTCGGAGGCCAGGGACCGGTTGCGTCTGGTGATGCCGGGGGAGACGCCGTACATCGTGCAGGTGCCCGGTATCGAGGCACCGCCGCGGCCGGCGGCGCCGCCGCGGTCCAAGGCGCCCGACCCGTGGTACACGGATCTGTGGCGCACCCTCTCCGAACCGCAGCCCGCGCCCGCCGCCGAATCGACGACGCCCGCCCCGCCAGGACCGGAAGGACCCAGGTGA
- a CDS encoding DUF501 domain-containing protein yields the protein MTAPTDRDLEIIAEQLGRAPRGVLAVAYRTPDGLPAVVKTAPRLPDGTPFPTLYYLTDPRLTAEASRQESAGVMREMTERLGRDPELAAAYRAAHESYLAERNAIESLGTDFTGGGMPERVKCLHVLIAHSLAKGPGVNPFGDEAVALAAEHGLRGTAVPADWPTYQPQDGAHDE from the coding sequence GTGACCGCACCGACAGACCGCGATCTCGAGATCATCGCCGAACAGCTCGGCCGTGCGCCGCGCGGCGTGCTCGCCGTCGCCTACCGCACACCGGACGGGCTGCCCGCGGTGGTCAAGACCGCGCCGCGGCTGCCGGATGGCACCCCCTTCCCGACGCTGTACTACCTGACCGATCCCCGGCTGACCGCCGAGGCCAGCAGGCAGGAATCGGCGGGTGTGATGCGCGAGATGACCGAGCGCCTCGGCCGCGATCCGGAGCTGGCCGCGGCCTACCGCGCCGCACACGAGAGCTACCTTGCCGAGCGGAACGCGATCGAATCCCTCGGCACCGACTTCACCGGCGGCGGCATGCCCGAACGGGTCAAGTGCCTGCACGTGCTCATCGCGCACAGCTTGGCCAAGGGGCCCGGCGTCAACCCGTTCGGCGACGAGGCGGTGGCGCTGGCCGCCGAGCACGGACTGCGCGGCACCGCCGTCCCGGCCGATTGGCCGACCTACCAGCCTCAGGACGGAGCACACGATGAGTGA